Proteins from a genomic interval of Schistocerca americana isolate TAMUIC-IGC-003095 unplaced genomic scaffold, iqSchAmer2.1 HiC_scaffold_135, whole genome shotgun sequence:
- the LOC124565925 gene encoding extensin-like, which translates to MCSREKDVPAPASDAKGVADRRSAAFALSTAPSGPPPMTTTATAMDLTDTATETLKTALSAPLPDSDDECTAAPRPRGRSGKQKRRAPAATAAARSSPIEKRAKQDFAPDADGFVPARRTARRMLSSTTPPTVVANSFDALEDAPDPPPSNPAPKTDSHLPPVVLQFRPPYGELQKLLRSWTTAVYTVKPAGRDLYRVTLRTADDYRRVTQEASERGSACPRPPSEKPTCALCGGAHVASYRGCEVWKRAIARQRGQTPAPHQKKLATRRPGVSFAAATSGTPSAAPATSVPAPAASEAVPTPEAPAPPPPPPVAVPGTASPGPSAGPRPTNRRRGGHRPVGTQRSAPSVEQPQVDSHSEAATPPLSCAGAAPAVSTADLANLVAQLTALVTSATKLIEVLSQQLTAAVPMASPAPTAANTQQPHHGQR; encoded by the exons atgtgcagccgcgagaaggacgtacctgcgcctgctagcgacgcgaagggtgtggcagatcgccgttcggccgcgtttgcgctgtcgacggccccatctggccccccacctatgacgaccaCTGCTACGGCTATGGATTTGACGGACACTGCTACGGAAACGTTGAAGACTGCGCTGTCTGCTCCGCTGCCAGATTCTGACGATGAGTGCACTGCCGCCCCTCGGCCACGCGGACGCAgcgggaaacagaagaggagggcaCCAGCTGCGACGGCTGCTGCTCGCAGCTCGCCGATTGAGAAGAGGGCCAAGCAAGACTTCGCCCCTGACGCTGACGGTTTCGTCCCGGCCCGGCGCACTGCAAGACGCATGCTGTCATCGACGACGCCACCAACTGTCGTCGCCAACTCCTTCGATGCGCTCGAGGACGCGCCGGACCCGCCGCCGAGCAATCCTGCGCCGAAGACAGACTCCCATCTTCCGCCGGTGGTTCTTCAGTTTCGGCCGCCCTATGGAGAACTGCAGAAGCTGTTGCGCAGCTGGACGacggccgtgtacaccgtgaagcctgcggggcgagacctatacagggtcacactccgcactgctgatgactatcgccgggtcacccaggaggcgtctgagcgtg gaagtgcgtgcccccgtccgccctccgagaagcctacatgtgcactctgtggcggtgctcatgtggccagttatcgtgggtgtgaggtATGGAAGCGTGCCATTGCTCGCCAGCGTGGCCAAACACCAGCGCCACATCAGAAGAAGCTCGCAACGAGACGGCCAGGCGTCTCTTTCGCGGCGGCAACGTCAGGGACGCCCTCCGCCGCCCCGGCTACGTCGGTTCCTGCTCCCGCCGCATCCGAGGCCGTACCGACACCGgaggctcctgcgcctccaccacCGCCGCCAGTGGCGGTACCGGGTACTGCCTCTCCCGGGCCGTCGGCCGGACCGCGCCCCACCAACCGCCGGCGCGGGGGTCACCGCCCAGTGGGTACCCAACGCTCAGCACCGTCcgtcgagcagccccaggtggactctcacagcgaagcagccacgccccccctttcctgcgccggggccgcgccggctgtctccaccgctgacctggccaacctcgtcgcgcagctcacagccctggtgaccagtgctacgaagttgattgaagtcctgtcgcagcaactcaccgctgcagtgccgatGGCCTCTCCGGCCCCAACCGCTGCCAACACTCAACAGCCGCACCATGGCCagcgttag